The Lycium barbarum isolate Lr01 chromosome 9, ASM1917538v2, whole genome shotgun sequence genome has a segment encoding these proteins:
- the LOC132609500 gene encoding uncharacterized protein LOC132609500 isoform X1 has translation MDKNKGRTDLLAAGRKKLQQFRQKKDGKGGKSSKASKSAGDATPDLVDVTAKSNQVPDGEKPLHIGGGAPTSSESLTKKDLPTKNAEAPTLDESINVDIVKTTPTSGKLVKEDAGELEAALNSDSGDRGVVDSSSISEHANAKMVNEDVKEGHLEAPGIIASDMSTKSSATDVPVEFSSYSSADEAGSHQVEMERLHAQEQVTDSHCCWVGTMQESHGSGSKKGDSSTEVEIEGDKKLPLNEPSENSISQTATLVGDEGKEETKAEYIQLSEPNNVPTTVLTTQNAKIAEDRGHQMEDAVSSSCKEEKLEMTSASGEYENHKDEVQISDSRDIVSENSVENKMVNISSGSDASYISLCQLAEVVRDLDEDDFRFLFMCRDSAPNVPSLKLFDAFEKLKEQLYLASLVKDVSCLQLAEESELQMKLSCQHQKLTDQISEAKASSTELGEKNDILADQLAQSRSEFQLIVSERDDFQKQLHISKGEVGELSERINELQTKLETSLGENASLSSEMFDYRNLVATLQVRNESLIGSLNLLSEENKKLLEEKENLVLEKENLFLENEKLGTDLAQSKALFGSLQLDNEKLSQNFTSLREEKMKLHGEKEHLISENEKLIAQLLDYKNVVETLQVENKNINESLISVTEAKKQLQEEKKSVVGETEKLGLEFKESKSLIEALQMEVAEAKGHLTLVMEERDELEEQKKYLLSETEKQSFQLAKYENSCNKVDDDLKDASLRIEHLTKENMHLKRSLELSETMKTESPNQSSFAYQSEEEAGHQLEGSCHSSFAPANLIDDDGSNWFGVMKRHVEEAERVLEKLEKAVEDMHSRSASMSRSSGKAVSPGVSKLIQAFETKDHDDEHQPDEFQSSENQTDAGLVQIQGQTKTLRALLKDLVLGAGNGYQFLEGEKSSKTATEVAAEELRAKCEFLNEHIDLLEGANIELMVFNESLGGCFWNAKEREEEFMVQNEALHKQEVATKAENSKLRENLSSFQEKLSILQNQLGEMRESSKEVGSCISNQVEAFYKEVADRVSILQEEWNSIIDQVFQTLIRLDLSVEAVGSSSPSSVDHDLGCINLSSRTAASVDAAINVLEALQGQVEAARHESMLSNGVNEKLDFLQVENQKSFGLLHKIYGNLKKLVNGMPGHLQVAEVDDPEKSVDLSHPGAFDSLLEQLQSFLDEKTQVESVNEKLKSELMARTTEFEELSKRSLGSDSILKMVQAVEGVISLDSFEININEPVSCLESLTFLLVQKYKEATEDVKLSREEYASKEAQVIDLQGQMDHLSLLLVQCENEVVVLKESLKGAEEDLVTISYQYQEKVAEFELSEQRVSALREKLGIAVTKGKGLIVQRDSLKQSLADTSSELQKCSEELQLKDARLQEVEMKLKTYSEAGERMEALESELSYIRNSATALRESFLLKDSVLQKIEEIVEDLELPDHFHSKDIIDKVDWLAKSVAGNSLPLTDWDHKTSVGGSYSDAGYALADDGWKEASQPNLGSSEDLRRRFEELQGKFYGLAEQNEMLEQSLMERNNLVQKWEEMLDRIDMPSHLRSLEPEDRIGWLVLAVSEAQNQYDSLQQKYDNFESLFASTNAELEVSHRKISELENAYQLVVSEKELLLKSVESLKFDYEEMSRKAAQSEISNDDLQNRVGDLLKKLNETNAELEKSHRKISELENAYQLVISEKELLLKSVESLNFDYEEMSRKAAQSEISNDDLQSRVGDLQKKLNEMLGAEERIHHLEGEIRRLEDMVKDFLRTSQTDDVLFSTGSSESLEQLIRKLIDKYTTLSLGKPSESDATLEHVDKGFDISHEEKRESNVSCDENADGGALSRKLEDALSDLLSLKEEKENIASNNQSLVRELEELGIKNKELQDRLSQEEQKSCSLREKLNVAVRKGKSLVQHRDSLKQLIEELNGEVERLKAEIRLQENAISDHEQRIKDLSVYPEKIKTIESESSILRDQLAEKDYTLSMILSTLEEINVGSNIGNPVEKLKGVGQLCHDLQSALTSSEHDARKSKRAAELLLAELNEVQERNDGLQEELAKSLSELSGLSKQKESAEVAKHEALAHLEKISSTHSEERKNQLAEITMLKSSVDQLREDLFVVDRLLNDVLSMDLETMRHLGSSMKVCLEQTDQNHFPLRVADSSGLTFAVPESKVFNKEIDSINQKLNRHSHLLHEEAARITEILRTIHEEISYHKQHSNSLKTDVMRLESIQKEKDAELLMVQRCNAMLYEACTTLVLEIESRKSQLVGNSVASGASRINSVYQSLVEGNDLAEKPDRFSEEGIRSVIERLFMAVKDIMSVQSDIAEFGQKDMKAAISNLQKELQEKDIQREKICAELVSQIKEAESISKSYSEELQIAKAQMDDLHRKVKLMEEERDSLAHRIKELQDLESNFADIQLRVKSLEDMLAAKEQENEALMQALDEEEAQMEDMTNKIEEMERVLLQKNKDMDNLEVSRGKTMKKLSVTVSKFDELHQLSESLLSEVENLQSQLQERDTEISFLRQEVTRCTNDAIASAQMSSKRNTDEVHDFLTWVDKLISRVQAHDMNYDDAKVNQIHEYKEMLEKQLVSVISELEDLRALARTRDSMLRVEKDKVEQLVRKEEFLENSLRDKESQLTMFRGASDMGQLANSTSEIIEIEPVANKRVVPGTVASQVRSLRKTNNDQVAVAIDVDPDSGKLDDEDDDKAHGFKSMTTSRIVPRFTRPITDMIDGLWVTCDRTLMRQPVLRLSVIIYWALLHALLATFVV, from the exons ATGGATAAGAATAAAGGCCGAACCGATCTGCTTGCTGCCGGTCGTAAAAAG CTTCAGCAATTCAGACAGAAGAAAGACGGGAAAGGTGGTAAATCAAGTAAAGCCAGTAAATCTGCTGGTGATGCTACTCCAGATCTTGTCGATGTGACGGCAAAATCAAACCAAGTTCCTGATGGAGAAAAACCACTTCACATAGGTGGTGGTGCTCCTACTTCCTCGGAGTCGCTTACCAAAAAGGATCTTCCCACAAAAAATGCTGAAGCTCCTACTCTTGATGAGTCAATCAATGTTGACATAGTTAAAACAACACCAACCAGTGGTAAGCTGGTAAAAGAGGATGCTGGGGAACTTGAAGCTGCGTTGAATTCAGATTCAGGTGATCGGGGTGTTGTTGATTCATCTTCAATTTCTGAGCATGCTAATGCCAAAATGGTAAACGAGGATGTAAAAGAGGGTCATTTGGAAGCTCCAGGAATTATTGCTTCTGACATGTCCACTAAAAGTTCTGCAACAGATGTGCCTGTTGAATTCTCATCTTATTCCAGTGCTGATGAAGCAGGTTCTCACCAAGTAGAAATGGAAAGGCTGCATGCGCAGGAGCAGGTAACAGAT TCTCATTGTTGCTGGGTAGGGACAATGCAGGAATCACATGGTTCAGGTTCGAAGAAAGGTGATTCAAGCACTGAGGTAGAGATTGAAGGAGACAAGAAGCTTCCTTTAAACGAACCAAGTGAGAATTCTATTAGCCAGACAGCCACTCTAGTGGGAGATGAGGGCAAGGAGGAGACAAAAGCTGAATACATTCAACTCAGCGAGCCAAATAATGTTCCAACAACTGTTTTGACAACTCAGAACGCTAAAATAGCAGAGGACAGAG GTCATCAGATGGAAGATGCGGTTTCTAGTTCATGCAAGGAAGAAAAACTAGAAATGACTTCAGCTTCTGGTGAATATGAAAATCACAAGGATGAGGTTCAAATTTCTGACTCCAGAGATATTGTTTCTGAGAATTCTGTGGAGAACAAAATGGTGAATATCTCATCTGGATCAGATGCAAGTTATATTAGCTTGTGTCAGCTGGCGGAGGTGGTACGAGACCTCGATGAAGATGACTTTAGGTTCTTGTTCATGTGCAGAGACTCAGCTCCAAATGTACCTTCTTTGAAACTTTTTGACGCTTTTGAGAAGCTCAAAGAACAACTATACCTAGCAAGTCTTGTAAAAGATGTATCTTGTTTGCAGCTAGCTGAAGAGTCAGAACTTCAAATGAAACTCAGTTGTCAACATCAGAAGTTGACTGATCAAATATCTGAGGCCAAAGCTTCATCAACTGAACTTGGAGAGAAGAATGATATCCTTGCTGATCAGCTTGCACAATCGAGATCTGAATTTCAATTGATTGTATCTGAAAGGGATGACTTCCAAAAGCAGCTTCACATTTCTAAAGGTGAGGTTGGAGAACTTTCTGAAAGAATAAATGAGTTGCAGACTAAATTGGAGACGTCACTTGGTGAAAATGCAAGTCTGTCTTCAGAGATGTTTGACTACCGGAATTTGGTGGCTACTTTACAGGTTCGAAATGAGAGCTTAATAGGAAGCCTTAATTTGTTGTCTGAAGAAAATAAGAAGCTTTTGGAGGAGAAGGAGAATCTTGTTCTTGAGAAGGAGAATCTTTTTCTTGAGAATGAGAAATTGGGAACAGATCTAGCGCAGTCTAAAGCTTTGTTCGGATCATTGCAGTTGGATAATGAAAAGTTATCGCAGAATTTCACTTCTTTGAGAGAGGAGAAAATGAAACTTCATGGAGAGAAGGAACACCTTATCAGTGAGAATGAGAAACTGATTGCTCAATTGTTGGACTACAAAAATGTTGTGGAAACTCTTCAGGTTGAGAACAAGAACATAAACGAGAGTTTGATATCTGTAACAGAAGCAAAGAAACAGCTTCAGGAGGAAAAAAAGTCTGTGGTCGGTGAAACTGAGAAACTAGGATTGGAGTTTAAGGAGTCGAAGTCTCTAATTGAAGCTCTGCAGATGGAAGTGGCCGAAGCAAAGGGGCATTTGACTTTGGTGATGGAAGAGAGAGACGAGCTCGAGGAGCAGAAGAAGTATCTTCTCTCTGAGACTGAGAAACAGTCATTTCAGTTGGCAAAATATGAGAACTCGTGCAATAAGGTGGATGATGACCTGAAAGACGCATCTCTGCGTATTGAACATCTAACCAAGGAGAACATGCATCTGAAGAGAAGCTTGGAGTTGTCTGAAACGATGAAAACAGAGTCACCTAACCAAAGTAGCTTTGCATATCAGTCTGAGGAAGAAGCTGGGCATCAACTTGAAGGTTCTTGCCACTCTAGCTTTGCACCAGCAAATCTAATTGATGATGATGGTTCAAATTGGTTTGGAGTTATGAAAAGACACGTGGAGGAGGCAGAGAGAGTACTTGAAAAGCTTGAGAAAGCAGTTGAAGATATGCACTCTAGATCAGCTTCTATGAGTAGGTCGTCTGGTAAAGCGGTTTCACCTGGTGTGTCAAAACTTATTCAAGCTTTTGAGACAAAGGACCATGATGACGAGCACCAACCAGATGAGTTCCAGTCATCTGAAAATCAAACAGATGCAGGTCTTGTGCAGATTCAAGGGCAAACAAAAACATTAAGGGCGTTGCTGAAAGATTTGGTGTTGGGAGCTGGCAACGGCTACCAATTTCTTGAAGGAGAGAAGAGTAGTAAAACAGCCACTGAGGTTGCTGCTGAAGAACTGAGGGCCAAATGTGAGTTTCTGAATGAACACATTGATCTTTTGGAAGGAGCAAACATTGAGTTAATGGTTTTCAATGAAAGCTTAGGGGGATGTTTCTGGAATGCCAAAGAAAGGGAGGAAGAATTTATGGTCCAAAATGAAGCTTTGCACAAGCAAGAAGTCGCTACAAAAGCTGAGAACAGTAAGTTAAGGGAGAATCTTAGTAGCTTTCAGGAGAAACTCTCTATTTTGCAGAACCAGCTGGGTGAAATGCGTGAAAGCAGCAAAGAAGTGGGATCTTGCATCTCTAATCAGGTAGAAGCTTTTTACAAGGAAGTTGCTGACAGAGTATCAATACTTCAAGAAGAGTGGAACTCTATAATTGATCAGGTTTTTCAGACACTTATAAGGTTAGATTTGTCTGTTGAGGCCGTTGGCTCCTCTTCGCCATCAAGTGTAGACCATGATCTAGGGTGCATAAACTTAAGTAGCCGTACTGCTGCATCTGTTGATGCTGCTATCAATGTGCTTGAGGCATTGCAGGGTCAAGTTGAAGCTGCTCGCCATGAGTCAATGTTGAGTAACGGAGTCAACGAGAAGTTAGACTTCTTACAAGTTGAAAATCAAAAGTCTTTCGGTCTTTTGCATAAGATTTATGGTAACCTCAAGAAACTTGTGAATGGAATGCCAGGGCATCTACAAGTAGCTGAAGTTGATGATCCTGAGAAATCTGTAGATCTATCTCATCCTGGTGCTTTTGATTCCCTACTGGAGCAGTTGCAAAGTTTTCTTGATGAGAAAACACAAGTTGAGTCTGTTAATGAAAAGCTGAAATCTGAGTTGATGGCCAGGACAACAGAGTTTGAAGAACTGAGCAAAAGATCCCTTGGATCAGATTCTATTTTAAAGATGGTTCAAGCGGTTGAAGGAGTCATTTCTCTAGATAGCTTTGAAATCAACATTAATGAGCCAGTATCATGTCTAGAGTCCCTGACCTTTCTCCTTGTTCAGAAGTATAAAGAGGCAACTGAAGATGTGAAGTTGTCCAGGGAAGAATATGCTTCCAAGGAAGCACAAGTAATTGATTTGCAAGGACAAATGGATCACTTGAGCTTATTACTTGTTCAatgtgaaaatgaagttgtagtcCTTAAGGAAAGTTTGAAGGGAGCTGAGGAGGATCTTGTAACTATTAGTTATCAATATCAGGAGAAAGTTGCTGAATTTGAACTGTCTGAGCAACGGGTGTCAGCTTTAAGAGAGAAGCTTGGCATAGCAGTCACCAAGGGCAAAGGTCTGATTGTGCAGCGTGACAGTCTTAAACAGTCTCTTGCAGACACATCCTCTGAACTGCAGAAATGCTCTGAGGAGTTGCAGTTGAAAGATGCAAGGCTTCAGGAAGTTGAAATGAAACTCAAGACCTATTCAGAGGCAGGTGAGCGCATGGAAGCTTTGGAATCTGAGCTCTCGTACATTCGCAATTCTGCCACTGCATTAAGGGAATCATTCCTTCTCAAAGACTCTGTTCTTCAGAAAATAGAGGAGATTGTAGAAGATTTGGAGCTTCCAGATCATTTCCATTCaaaggatatcatcgataaagtTGATTGGTTGGCGAAGTCGGTTGCTGGGAACTCTTTACCTCTGACTGATTGGGATCACAAGACCTCTGTTGGAGGATCATACTCTGATGCAGGATATGCACTTGCCGATGATGGATGGAAAGAGGCGTCACAGCCAAACTTGGGTTCTTCCGAAGACCTTAGAAGAAGATTTGAGGAGCTCCAGGGCAAGTTTTATGGGTTGGCAGAACAAAATGAGATGCTTGAACAATCCTTGATGGAAAGAAACAACCTTGTTCAGAAGTGGGAAGAGATGTTAGATAGGATAGACATGCCTTCACACTTAAGATCTTTGGAGCCAGAAGATCGGATTGGTTGGTTAGTGCTTGCTGTTTCAGAAGCTCAAAACCAGTACGACTCTCTCCAACAAAAGTATGATAATTTTGAATCATTATTTGCATCAACAAATGCTGAACTTGAAGTGTCACACAGAAAAATATCCGAGCTTGAAAATGCGTATCAATTGGTTGTCAGTGAGAAAGAGTTGCTTTTGAAGAGCGTGGAGTCTTTGAAATTTGATTATGAGGAAATGTCAAGGAAGGCTGCCCAATCTGAAATTAGTAATGATGACTTGCAGAACAGAGTAGGTGACTTGCTGAAGAAACTGAACGAAACAAATGCTGAACTTGAAAAGTCACACAGAAAAATATCTGAGCTTGAAAATGCGTATCAATTGGTTATCAGTGAGAAAGAGTTGCTTTTGAAGAGTGTGGAGTCTCTGAACTTTGATTATGAGGAAATGTCAAGGAAGGCTGCCCAATCTGAAATTAGTAATGATGACTTGCAGAGCAGAGTAGGTGACTTGCAGAAGAAACTGAACGAAATGCTTGGAGCAGAGGAACGTATTCATCATCTTGAAGGTGAAATAAGAAGATTGGAAGATATGGTCAAAGATTTCCTTAGGACTTCTCAAACAGATGATGTGTTATTTAGCACTGGTAGCTCTGAATCTTTGGAGCAGCTAATTAGGAAGCTTATAGATAAGTATACCACACTTTCTTTGGGGAAACCTTCCGAGTCTGATGCAACTCTTGAGCATGTTGATAAAGGGTTTGATATCTCTCatgaagaaaagagagaaagtAATGTCAGTTGTGATGAGAATGCAGATGGAGGTGCTCTCAGCAGAAAATTGGAGGATGCTCTAAGCGACTTGTTGTCATtgaaggaggagaaggagaatATTGCGTCGAATAATCAATCATTGGTTCGTGAACTTGAAGAATTGGGTATCAAAAATAAAGAACTGCAAGATCGACTTAGTCAGGAGGAACAAAAGTCATGTTCTTTAAGAGAAAAATTGAATGTTGCAGTTAGGAAAGGCAAATCGTTGGTGCAGCATCGGGACAGCCTGAAGCAATTAATTGAAGAGCTGAATGGTGAAGTTGAGCGCTTGAAGGCTGAGATCAGATTGCAGGAAAATGCTATTTCAGATCACGAACAAAGGATAAAAGATTTATCTGTATACCCTGAGAAGATTAAGACCATAGAATCTGAGAGTTCAATCCTGAGAGATCAATTGGCAGAAAAAGACTATACCCTGAGCATGATTTTGAGTACCCTGGAAGAAATTAATGTTGGCTCTAACATCGGTAATCCAGTCGAGAAGCTAAAAGGAGTTGGCCAATTATGCCATGATCTGCAATCAGCTCTTACATCTTCTGAACATGATGCAAGGAAATCTAAAAGAGCAGCTGAGCTGCTTCTCGCAGAGTTAAATGAGGTGCAAGAAAGAAACGATGGCCTCCAAGAGGAGCTAGCAAAGTCTTTGAGTGAACTCTCTGGACTGTCCAAGCAAAAAGAATCTGCTGAAGTTGCTAAACATGAAGCTCTTGCACATCTAGAAAAGATATCTTCCACTCACTCAGAAGAAAGAAAGAACCAATTAGCTGAAATCACGATGCTAAAATCTAGTGTGGATCAGCTAAGGGAGGATCTCTTTGTTGTTGACCGTTTGCTCAATGATGTTTTATCCATGGATTTGGAGACTATGCGCCATCTTGGTTCTAGTATGAAAGTTTGCCTAGAACAAACTGATCAAAATCACTTTCCTCTACGTGTGGCTGATTCAAGTGGCCTTACCTTTGCGGTACCAGAAAGCAAG GTTTTTAATAAAGAAATTGATTCTATCAACCAAAAGTTAAACAGGCACTCCCATTTATTGCATGAAGAAGCTGCTCGTATAACTGAGATATTAAGAACTATACATGAAGAGATATCCTACCACAAGCAGCACTCAAATTCGTTGAAGACAGATGTGATGCGGTTAGAATCTATTCAAAAGGAGAAAGATGCAGAGTTGCTTATGGTGCAAAGATGTAATGCTATGCTTTATGAAGCTTGCACCACTTTGGTCTTGGAAATTGAAAGCAGAAAATCCCAATTGGTTGGAAATAGCGTAGCTTCTGGAGCTTCCAGAATCAATTCTGTGTATCAAAGTTTAGTTGAAGGAAATGATTTAGCTGAGAAGCCTGACCGGTTTTCTGAGGAAGGTATTAGGTCAGTGATAGAGAGATTATTCATGGCTGTGAAAGATATTATGAGTGTGCAAAGTGATATTGCTGAATTTGGTCAAAAGGATATGAAAGCTGCTATATCGAATCTGCAGAAAGAACTTCAGGAGAAAGATATTCAGAGAGAGAAAATATGTGCAGAACTTGTTAGTCAGATTAAGGAAGCTGAATCTATTTCAAAGAGTTATTCAGAAGAGCTTCAGATAGCAAAAGCTCAGATGGATGATTTACATAGGAAAGTGAAACTGATGGAGGAGGAACGAGATTCTCTGGCACACAGGATAAAAGAACTGCAAGATCTGGAATCCAACTTTGCCGACATACAGTTAAGAGTTAAATCACTTGAAGACATGCTAGCTGCAAAGGAACAAG AAAACGAGGCACTGATGCAAGCACTTGATGAGGAGGAGGCTCAAATGGAAGACATGACAAACAAGATTGAGGAAATGGAGAGAGTCCTCCTTCAAAAAAATAAAGATATGGATAACCTTGAAGTTTCCCGTGGGAAGACTATGAAGAAGCTTTCTGTTACAGTAAGCAAATTTGATGAACTTCATCAGCTATCTGAAAGCCTTCTGTCCGAGGTTGAGAATCTTCAGTCACAATTACAAGAGCGAGATACAGAGATTTCTTTCTTGAGGCAAGAAGTTACAAGATGTACTAATGATGCAATAGCTTCTGCTCAGATGAGTAGCAAAAGAAATACTGATGAAGTCCATGACTTTTTGACATGGGTAGATAAGTTGATTTCCCGAGTCCAGGCTCATGATATGAATTATGACGATGCAAAAGTTAACCAGATTCATGAATATAAGGAAATGTTAGAGAAACAGCTCGTGTCTGTGATATCTGAGCTGGAGGATCTGCGTGCACTGGCACGGACAAGAGATTCAATGTTGAGAGTAGAGAAAGATAAAGTGGAACAGCTGGTGAGGAAAGAAGAATTTCTTGAGAACTCTTTGCGTGATAAGGAATCTCAATTAACCATGTTT